AAGGTGAGTATCACAAAGGGAAATGTTCAGGGAGTGGAGTGTATTATTATTACTTGAGTGGGAGATATGAGGGGGACTGGGTTGACGGAAAGTATGATGGGTATGGAGTTGAGACTTGGACCAGAGGCAGCCGTTTTAGAGGGCAATATATGCAGGGACTTAGGCATGGGTTCGGTGTGTACAGATTTTATACTGGAGATGTTTATGGAGGGGAGTGGTCTAATGGCCAAAGTCATGGTTGTGGAGTTCATACTTGTGAGGATGGAAGTCGATATGTTGGGGAATTTAAGTGGGGTGTCAAGCATGGCCTTGGCCATTACCATTTCAGGTTTAActctcttttttgtttattgCCATTTTTAAATTGCTGTAGTTTTTGTTGTCTTTGGATTTGGTTGTGCTATTTCGGGTTCTTAGGTGTTAGATTTGTTGGTCTTTGAATGGTAGGTGTTAGATTTCTTGGTCCGTGAATTGCATTGGCGGATTCTTTGTACTGAGATTTGGAGTCTTGTTTACTTCCAAATACATAGTTGATGGCCCTACAAAATAATACGCAATAACTGGATTTCTGATGTTTTAGCTAACCAGTATCATTTGAAATGGCTATATGATTCCTAAATCAAGGCTTTCCTAAATTCTTTGGGACTTGGTTACATAAATCATGCTGTCATCATTTTTCTGGAGTGTTAAGTAATCATAGCTTGCATTTACATTTTCCATGTTATGATCCTACTGAACTTATGTTTGTTCAAATGGCCAATGTTATTAGGAATAATACTGTTGTCTCCTGTTTTGCATTGGGAGGCTTCTTTTTATTTGCAGCTATGGATGGATAATTGTtgtatattaatacatattgtTATGTGCAGCTGTAGATGGTTTTGTGTATATTATAACATaagattatttgattttttttttatcggtTATTGAGTTCCAAcaatgtaattttcttttttcagaaaTGGGGACACATATGCTGGGGAATATTTTGCCGACAAGATGCATGGATTTGGTGTCTATCGTTTTGCCAATGGGCATCAGTACGAAGGAGCATGGCATGAGGGTAGAAGACAAGGGCTTGGAATGTACACATTTAGAAATGGGGAAACCCAATCTGGTCACTGGCAAAATGGAATTCTGGATGTTCCAAGTACACAGAACACCACTCATCCTGTATGTCCTGTTGGTGTTTATCATTCCAAAGTACTTAATGCAGTGCAGGTATCTAACTTTTTATggctcaaaattttttttcttgtaggttaaattttattcaatgttTCTGCTAGTGTTAGGGCATACATTGTTGGCAACAATTGTGAATTTTAAATTTCTGGAAGTGCTACTGTCATTGAAATGAATATCTCTCCCAGAGATTATCTTCAGTTTTGCgtttacattttcttttagcattttaatgTGGTATAAGGTAGACATTAATGATATTAgtagaagttttttttttttttcctgaccATTATTTTGGTTGGCTAGAAGAAAATTGCAGGAGTTACCATTACTAGTTTATACTGGAATACCTTCGCATATCATATGTAATTGTAGAGCTCTTTCTAACAGATATCGTTTTACGATCAGGAAGCACGGCGAGCAGCAGAAAGAGCTTATGATGTGGCCAAGGTAGATCAGAGGGTTAATAGGGCAGTAGCAGCTGCTAACAGGTCAGCAAATGCAGCTAGAGTGGCAGCAGTTAAGGCTGTCCAGAAACAAATGCATCATAATAACAATGACTGTGTCCCCATTCCAGTTGTGTGAGACTCTCATGAACGGCATCATTATTAATAGAATTAGGTAAGATGTTAGCAATAGGACACATCTTCTCTGCAGAGTCTATCTTTATTTAAATGGCTGTAAATGGAAGGTTCTTCCATATACTGTCACTTGTAAAGGATAGAGATAATCCATGAGGATCATATTTTGGTCAGTCctttttaaaacatgtatacACAGTTGAGTCCCTTCAAGAATAGGGAGTGGAGAGAGAGCAGATGTAATGGTTACTATGGATAGTgcatatttgtttttgtatctTTGTTACATTTTTGTAAAGTTAGATGTAATGTAAATGCTGGAGCAACCTCGACCCAGCTTTTGTTAAATGTGAAGTCAACTGCTGATTCTGGTTCGTTACAATCGAATATAGTCAtgtttatatgatatattttggCTTCTCCTAAGCAAGTAACAGAATATTGGTCTGGCTTCTTTCCTTGATAAAAGCCAGCACTTATGATTAATCGATATGACCAAACTGAAAAATCCCACTAATTCAGTGGTTTTCCCACTATCTATTCATTTCATACATAGACAAATCTTCATTAGGCATGCAGTTGAACATATCTTCAACCAGTCAAATTAAACAGGCAACGGTTCTGCTGAAAATTTGTTTCGATCAAATTGGATTCAGATTCCCTCTGATTCTGCAATTGATATCGTACTTGAATTATGCTTATGTAGTTTTAAAATACTGATCCACATTAATAGGTCTTATAACAAAGAACCATTTCTTATGCCATACACCCGACACTAGAAAAACACCCCGTGATGAAAATAGCAACATTCTCAAACACCACCAAATTTGATTAACTAGATTCAAAGTAAAAAACACTCAAAAACAGATATTCATGTGTAACAATTCTGTTCAGAACATCTTGCACCAAAAATTATAGTTCAATGacataacaaaagaaaaacattcaGCAATAAAATTAACTCTCAGTCTGCTCCCGCAGCCTACGGATGGTGCTCCTGACAGTCACAGCACTTGCAGTGCTGGCCAAAGATACAAATATTAGAACTAATGCACCTGTAAACATAAGTAGATTAGTATCAATGTAGGTAAAATTCTTACTTCAAAGTGTAAGCACCTCCTGCCTTAACCTTGCCGCAGTCTTTGCAACCCCAGATTCCAACAGCCTTCCTTTTCACTGCATACTGCAAAAAATAAGAGTTCATCAGATCAAAAACATCCATGTAGGAAAGCAAGCAAAAGAAGAACCGGAATTTGATTTGAGATGAGGAAGTAGGAGCAAATGGTACTGATAGTATTACCTTCCCACAGAACTCACAAAAGTACTTGCTGTGCTGACTGACTTCCATCTTTTTAATCTGCTTGCGCAAGCTAGCACCGTATCGGGTACCTGAAATGAGAACATGTTAAAATGCCTAATTTCCAAAAGTTACATTAAAAACATACAAGAATCTTCACAAAATCAACATAGCTTATACGTGGCTAGAAACTTGAATGATCAACCATTCAGTAAAGGAACAGAAAGGGTTTAACAAAAGGCCTTTCTAAATGAAGTTACTGAAACGAATTTCTCTGAATAATGCCATTTTCATAATAGAAGTACAAATAACCAATGTAGTTTATTTACCATTGTTATATCTTTGATACGGAGCTAACTCGACATCCCAAACATTAAAAAGGTACATAAACTAGGTTCAACACTTACCATACTTCCCAACAATCCCAGCCTTCTTGGTTCTCTTGGTCTGTACAAGAAACTCAAgtaagaatattattaatacaatttaCAACTTCCTAATAGTGTAAACAAAGACTCCAGCCATTACAAAGAAACATAGATATAAATGACCATCAAAGAAAAACCAAAGCAGCAATTAATGGGGTTTTCGTTTTCGAATAATATAGATAAACCATCACAAAATAACTACCAGCTCGGAGAATCAATAGCACTCGATGTTATATAtcttatattcattttttccccttaattCAATATCACAGTCGATTCTAATAGCATTATCAAGCTACATCTTGGCAGGGATGTGAGTTGCCATAACTCGTAAAAactcaataacaaattatagaTCTCATTAATTTTCtgcaattaaaaataaaaccataaataattaataagttcaGCAAAATAAATGGATAAACTAAATTACATCGAGAAGCTTGGAGGAAAATAACACAGAGTGAGAAACAGAGAGGTTTACCATTTTGGATGGGTTTGGAGAAGCAGACGAGAAACCCTAAAACCTGACTAAACCGAACAAAGTAGCCAACACAAATGGTTAAAAATGTTATtgcactatatatatatactgccAAGCATACAAGATAAGCCATGGTTAGATTTTTGCCCGAGGACCCGACCCGTATCTGTCAGTTTTGAATCCTAGTGACCCGCAGAAGCATGGGCCTGGCCCAATTGTTGCAAAGCCCAAATTATCATGTGAAATATGCcgaaaatgaattttataaatcatttttaattacttatattgattatatatttaggtaccgataataatatataattatatgattagataattttaaattaagtataaaataaaaaataattatataataacacattatcatagatactcattataaatgtcatatgacacatattttaattgGTATAtaatagggaaaaggactatttcccatccaactTTTAGCCCAATTTCAAACTCACACTTGTGGGAgataaaaaatccaaacttccactcatgaccaaactgtagtccaaatttttagttagggataggggtaaaatcgtcattttacctaaaaattttaaaactttaaaattttaccattttccccctccagattttaaaaactagcacCTCAAACcctcctcaaagtttaaaaagtccctaaggtttgcttccttctccgaccaccaccAACGGCCGACGCATTTCATCGATCTCTCATCTCCGATtacaaaggacgacccttcgtcacCTAGATCTAGACGACTAAGCGTCATCCAGACTTGGAAGAACAGacaaaggacgacgcttcgtcgtcatGTCTGGACGATGCGATGAGCAATGAAGCattgtccttcgtcgtctgggtggagtgACGAATaaagacctcttcgtcgcactaCCGCcatcgcaccaggagaaggaggcgGCCGAAGATGACGTCGGAATATGAAATTGAACaatgggggtgaaactactatttttgaaagttacgGGGGGCAgttgcattttgaaaaatatggaaaccctaggtttggaggtgaaaatgttatttttcaaagtttaaaaactttaggtaaaagtgaaatgttagtttctaaaacctatgggggtgaaaagtaataaactttataacttttaatataaacagtaaaataactattttacctttccctttaacaaaaaaaattaacagaagtttgctTATAGGTGAGAATAGAGATTTTTCATCTCCCATGggtataagtttgaaaatgaccTAAAAGTTatgtggaaaatagtcattttccctatataatataatcaagaTGGACAAATTTTACTATGcataaacttataaataataataataataaattaaaattatttgaaaagttcaaaCAAGCTCAAGATAGGTAAGCTTGAGCATAAGGAGTTTTGTATTATCGAgttttagatcaaatttaagtctaagttatattattttattaaattcaagtATAGGAATATTTGATTCCTCAAACTCATGagtataaaaagtttaatttgaattaactaaaatggtattgttttgactaatatgcatcaaaacaatattattttaaccgattttaatttcactataatattaagttgaacttaactatatatattataatcgAACTTAAGATCAacttatatcaaatcaaatcgaactTGAGTTAGTTTGACAAAAACTCTAGACTTGAGATCGGCATGAGTCCATTTCTACAGTTAGGATCATTATGTAGTaggtataatttaattaataatattattattattaaattaaaattattaagaaccAGTACTTACAGAAACTCAGTCTGTCTTTCATAATCTTTAACCTTGAATTATACATCTTCagaagtatataaattaatacaaactATTTCTACATTTCGACAGGTCAAAGATCAGCTCTAATGGTGCCAACGCCATGAGTTTCTGCTTCATGCATGCAAGCTAATTAAACACGGGAAAGCGGGCATCATATGGAACTAAATTTCGGAGATATAAATATTCTGATCCAACTGAAACTAGAAATACTAGTTTTTCATTGAAATGTTTTGAATTAAAGCCCTGGATGTACCTATGTAATCAAACCCTATGTAATCTGCACGAGGATACAAGCTAGAAACCTGCTACACACAAGCTTTACAATATTATTGTGTACTGAAAAGTAAGAATAAGATATGTCCATAATCCTGTAGATGTGTAGCATCGTCCAATGTCTGTTAAGAGAGAAAAGTACCCAAAATGGTACCAAGTATCAAGACTACCCAATAGTCGATCATCAACAAGAAGGCAGGTAATGAGGATTGATCACAAAAGAAAACAGACAGCAACTTTgtaccaaccaaaaaaaaaaaaaaaccattttgaTGCTGGATTGAACCCGTTTCATAATTGCAGTTAATACTTTGAAGAAACAATATAAGGCATGGAGAAGGAAAGCCCCATACTGCTGCCTGCCATACCAAATCCCACCCCCACCCaccaagaaaaatattttcgCAAAATTAACAGGTACCCTAAAAGCACTGTGGATGAATTTCTTCTAACAAGATACAATCAGCATCACTATCctctaaataaattttctaatatcctTGATCTTTTGGGATCTGGAGGCCGGAAATCCTCCAATCTCAAATTGGAGCTCATTCGAATCTCATTTAATTCAGTTTCTCCtttaattgatttaacattCTCTAATACGCTACCAAGAACATCACCAGCAAGCCCAATTCGTATAAGTCGTCCAGGCTCCTCTCCTCCTTCATACAACATTCGCCCTATGTCTCTCAAGGGTATTACATTCTCAACAATGACTTGCCCAAAGATACGGCCAAGAAATTCTGCTGCTTTTGGGGCATCATTTACCGCATCCTCCAAAGTACTAAGAACAGATTCAAACCTGCCCAATGGTAATAAGTCAATAagagattaattattttatctacaatttaaaaaaaaaattgtataaatgcCTAACATAATAAATCTTTCCTACCCTTTCGTGAGCTGAACTGGACTTAACATGCTGTCCTCAGATTTTGCAAGATTAACCAGAAGCCTTGCCAAAAGATCCCTTTCCATGTCCTTCCTCTCAAAAGAGTCTGTAACCCAGAGAGAGACCATTGAAGGATGGAAGCTTGGGGAATTCAATTCCTTAATGCACGAAGCAACTTCTTCCTCATCCCTGGCACTgaaaagattaagaaaaaggaaaaagaatgtgaaaagatttttcaaatttgtccCAAGccaattctaaaaaataaaatttcatttgccAGCAAAGGAAATAATCATTGGATTATTTTACACTAAATCAGAAGCCATGAAGTATTATTGTTGAACCTCCTATTAAAACAATTCACACATTGAGCTCTAGTTAAGAacagatttcaaattttgaacaaaaagaGTGATTTTTTACTGAAAAAACACACACTCTAACTCCGATGAAAGAaatcaagtaattaaataatcatttatacacataacattcaATATGAACTTAATGTTCATACAAGATTCAATCAACCGAAAGATCGATAAGCAAGCATATAGGCATTGATGTGATACCTGTAAAATTCTTTAATTGCTGCCAAGGACATATCTTGCAGTTGTTCTCTTGAACACACCTTCTCAGATGAAACATTAGGAGTGGAAGCTTGTCCCTGGCCTCGTGTGGGTGGTGAAGTTGTAACAGGTCTGTCAAAACTTCGATCTGGGGTCCTTGTATCCCTATTAGCAAAATTGATGTTATGCTCCTGAGCACTCATTTGATCAAAAGCAGTTGGGCCTGCAAATTTATCTGGAAGGTATCTTGGCATTAGATCCTCTCTAGAACCATAAACAGTTCGCTCTGATAAAGAACTGAAACCGTTCATACCCACTGTCATTCTTCTAGATTCACCAACACCAGAAGACAGATCAGGCACCGGAGTGCTTGACATTGCCGGTGGACCTCTACTTGACATTTCTCTGGCAAGACCACCTTGAGGCCCCAAAGTAATTGAATCATCACCCATAAGCCTGTGAGGCAAGGGAACTGACATGGTCCTAGCATCATATGATTGCCTATCATCCATTCGTACATCCTGAATAAGATAACCACGACTTTGAGAGGGCAACCCACGAAAACCACCCATCTGAGAAGTTGGGGAAGATAACATAGCTGATCTAGGACCAAAATCCATAGCTGCCCTTCTTGACAAAGAATTCATACCAGAACCTCTTGCCAGCCTATTAGTTTGAGCTTGCCGTTCTTGTGCAGCATCTCTGTGCACTTCCTCAATCTTTTTTGGTCCTTCAACCTTCCTCCTCTGCTGCCACTTATTATTCCTCAACTCAATTGCATCCTTCAACATAAACCTAACTCTAGACGATAACTTCATATTGCTTGACAACTTCGCCATCCTATCAAAATATGCATCCATATGCTCTCTGGCTTTGGGATGGTCTATCATTTCCCCTATTGTGCTCATCAATTTACACAAAGCTTCAACATCTTCCTCATCAGGACTCTCATACTGACCCAGCAACTTCTGGATACATTCATGCATAATTCTTTCAGtcaacattttcttcttgtaCAGCTCACCAATCAGCCTAATGTTACCAAGCATCCGTCTTCGGGCCTtaattctcttttcttctctttcctcATCAGACTGCTTATTCTCACCTTCTTTGTCAACTTTGTTAGCTTCTTCTTGCTCTCGCTCCCCTCTCTCAAATTCCTCTTGGCATTTGTTCAGCAGCAATCTCTTAAAAGTAATCTTTTCATTGTCTTCACTAAAATCAGGCAACTCCCCAGCAAGATAAAAGCAGAAGTTTGCATACATCTCACAGAATGTAGGCTCCATCAAAGCTTTATCAAAAATTTGAGAGATGACACCAGTAAGTGTTACAGCATTGTCAATATTTACTGCTTTTACTTGCTCAAAAAGTTTATCAAAATTCTGAGGTGTTAGCTTGTTCAGAATAGCTTTCAGCTGCCGCTGTTTGGCTTCTTCCTCATCTGCCACTTCACCCACTTGATACTTCTTCTCTGCTTTGTGCATGACCTGTAATGGAGTTGGAGAAGGAATTAAACCCTTCTGCTGGAAATTTGTAGCACGTTGCCACCTGTCAGCATCAGGACTACTTCTCTGCATCCCACCCTGAGGACCCATAGACTGCATAGGCCCAGATAAGATCCCTCCGGCATACTGCACAGGCATCTGCACCCGTGGATTTCTTAGGACACCGTAGTTACCTCCTTGGCCAGGTCGAAATCCTGTATTACCACCATAACTGACATCCAGACGCATATCCCTCCCCAAATTTGATCCAGGTACTCTACCCCACCTGTCATCATCAACCATTGTGCCACCACGACGATCCATTCGTGGTCCCCCAGTCTGCCTATCCATTACTCTTCCAGGACTAGGGTATGAATCACGATCAACAAGATGAGAGACACTGATATTAGTACCCATCAAGACCTCCGCAATATCAGATGCAATCTCAAAGCCATCTGGAAGCTCAGTACATTGCTCAGAAAATTTCAGGAGGAAATCTCTGGAGTACTTTTTTCCCAGGTTCCCATCTCTGTTGTCCTTGTTTTGCACCAATGGTCTTGTAGACTGTTCCCCAACACCTGAGGGTTCTAATTTAGGTGTGGAGATGTCAGCTGCATCTTCCCAATCATCAGGCTCCATTTTACTCTGCACAACTTTCTCACTTGCTACAGCAACTACAGGTGACTGTTTTAAATTAACAACAGTAGATAAGTTTTCCACAGTTTCTAAAGGCAAAACAACCTCCTTCTTCTCTTCGGGACCCTTATAAGCCATGTACAGATCAGAAGTTGTCCCAGCAGCATCTGCTTTCTGAAGAatttctttcctcttcttcttaGCTTTACCAGTAGTGCTCTTTGACCTAGTTAATTCTGGTACAGGCTTCTCTTTGGTACCAGTTGTTGGAAGTGATGCCAATCCAGCCCCCATGTTCTCCAGACCTTCCCcttcatttttcataatttctcCAGGAGT
This sequence is a window from Mangifera indica cultivar Alphonso chromosome 5, CATAS_Mindica_2.1, whole genome shotgun sequence. Protein-coding genes within it:
- the LOC123217650 gene encoding eukaryotic translation initiation factor 4G-like isoform X2 → MSFHQSRSDRSETQFRKSGRSAGPNQQRTSSGSYGKGSGGGPGPSPPSISSSPSLSSSRSFKKSHNAQGSQYRVNVPNVNSSDSGSNVSESRSVQNGAHSQSQLHGAFETPVGSSASKQVESSTTQRGTGAVPKAPTSQPASVNPESTGPANQSKAQGDASKGFHFQFGSIGMPIPARTSSAPPNLDEQKRDQARHETYRSMPMPMPNLPTPSASKQQSSRKDTSATAQPSPGEVHQVTKTKKEVHISHPPTANQTHKPSVLPMSMASMQMPFHQQQVSVQFGGHNPQMQSQNVTGTSLQLPLPIALPIGNAPQVQQHMFVPGLQPHPMQPQGMMHQGQGLNFTAQMGPPQLGNMGIGITAQYPQQQGGKFANTRKTPVKITHPETHKEVKLDERSDTHTDGGVSAPRSHTNIPQSQPNKSFAPAHQMNYSYNPNSMFFPAPGSVPLTNSQITPNSQAPRYNYTVSQGPPNISFINSTTIGSLPVSKIGAAMPAVVEPWNSDHFRDVHSIISSASSGTVQVTVKPVTVSVGEKVVDSSLLDTSVGLSKSSRLSVEGGESTVPKSFQAAIKQSSSVSTAASSENLTMSSGSTAPSEEPAPVATNEEDKRRESLSRSSSIKDHQKKPAKKEQVQPQQQVGGLSTSTSSLALQASEPGISSSSEVSDPVEVKTNTITKVTSKGLSEVSRELVSTVDVSTSAPESKAEISGAVNNYSSLDVVQNANVNLAEPAPWECSITEEQVEETLRERSKQDSNTVHIPSQPLTSRYSELDGQTQPEPVLKTAAISNDVSVVGTAERRLDEPSSICKEVGTSRVSDNMSTDRAMGSTDVESLHGSKTSTVDASSSRSCATDQNSAHSITAETPGEIMKNEGEGLENMGAGLASLPTTGTKEKPVPELTRSKSTTGKAKKKRKEILQKADAAGTTSDLYMAYKGPEEKKEVVLPLETVENLSTVVNLKQSPVVAVASEKVVQSKMEPDDWEDAADISTPKLEPSGVGEQSTRPLVQNKDNRDGNLGKKYSRDFLLKFSEQCTELPDGFEIASDIAEVLMGTNISVSHLVDRDSYPSPGRVMDRQTGGPRMDRRGGTMVDDDRWGRVPGSNLGRDMRLDVSYGGNTGFRPGQGGNYGVLRNPRVQMPVQYAGGILSGPMQSMGPQGGMQRSSPDADRWQRATNFQQKGLIPSPTPLQVMHKAEKKYQVGEVADEEEAKQRQLKAILNKLTPQNFDKLFEQVKAVNIDNAVTLTGVISQIFDKALMEPTFCEMYANFCFYLAGELPDFSEDNEKITFKRLLLNKCQEEFERGEREQEEANKVDKEGENKQSDEEREEKRIKARRRMLGNIRLIGELYKKKMLTERIMHECIQKLLGQYESPDEEDVEALCKLMSTIGEMIDHPKAREHMDAYFDRMAKLSSNMKLSSRVRFMLKDAIELRNNKWQQRRKVEGPKKIEEVHRDAAQERQAQTNRLARGSGMNSLSRRAAMDFGPRSAMLSSPTSQMGGFRGLPSQSRGYLIQDVRMDDRQSYDARTMSVPLPHRLMGDDSITLGPQGGLAREMSSRGPPAMSSTPVPDLSSGVGESRRMTVGMNGFSSLSERTVYGSREDLMPRYLPDKFAGPTAFDQMSAQEHNINFANRDTRTPDRSFDRPVTTSPPTRGQGQASTPNVSSEKVCSREQLQDMSLAAIKEFYSARDEEEVASCIKELNSPSFHPSMVSLWVTDSFERKDMERDLLARLLVNLAKSEDSMLSPVQLTKGFESVLSTLEDAVNDAPKAAEFLGRIFGQVIVENVIPLRDIGRMLYEGGEEPGRLIRIGLAGDVLGSVLENVKSIKGETELNEIRMSSNLRLEDFRPPDPKRSRILENLFRG
- the LOC123217650 gene encoding eukaryotic translation initiation factor 4G-like isoform X1, whose protein sequence is MSFHQSRSDRSETQFRKSGRSAGPNQQRTSSGSYGKGSGGGPGPSPPSISSSPSLSSSRSFKKSHNAQGSQYRVNVPNVNSSDSGSNVSESRSVQNGAHSQSQLHVIGAFETPVGSSASKQVESSTTQRGTGAVPKAPTSQPASVNPESTGPANQSKAQGDASKGFHFQFGSIGMPIPARTSSAPPNLDEQKRDQARHETYRSMPMPMPNLPTPSASKQQSSRKDTSATAQPSPGEVHQVTKTKKEVHISHPPTANQTHKPSVLPMSMASMQMPFHQQQVSVQFGGHNPQMQSQNVTGTSLQLPLPIALPIGNAPQVQQHMFVPGLQPHPMQPQGMMHQGQGLNFTAQMGPPQLGNMGIGITAQYPQQQGGKFANTRKTPVKITHPETHKEVKLDERSDTHTDGGVSAPRSHTNIPQSQPNKSFAPAHQMNYSYNPNSMFFPAPGSVPLTNSQITPNSQAPRYNYTVSQGPPNISFINSTTIGSLPVSKIGAAMPAVVEPWNSDHFRDVHSIISSASSGTVQVTVKPVTVSVGEKVVDSSLLDTSVGLSKSSRLSVEGGESTVPKSFQAAIKQSSSVSTAASSENLTMSSGSTAPSEEPAPVATNEEDKRRESLSRSSSIKDHQKKPAKKEQVQPQQQVGGLSTSTSSLALQASEPGISSSSEVSDPVEVKTNTITKVTSKGLSEVSRELVSTVDVSTSAPESKAEISGAVNNYSSLDVVQNANVNLAEPAPWECSITEEQVEETLRERSKQDSNTVHIPSQPLTSRYSELDGQTQPEPVLKTAAISNDVSVVGTAERRLDEPSSICKEVGTSRVSDNMSTDRAMGSTDVESLHGSKTSTVDASSSRSCATDQNSAHSITAETPGEIMKNEGEGLENMGAGLASLPTTGTKEKPVPELTRSKSTTGKAKKKRKEILQKADAAGTTSDLYMAYKGPEEKKEVVLPLETVENLSTVVNLKQSPVVAVASEKVVQSKMEPDDWEDAADISTPKLEPSGVGEQSTRPLVQNKDNRDGNLGKKYSRDFLLKFSEQCTELPDGFEIASDIAEVLMGTNISVSHLVDRDSYPSPGRVMDRQTGGPRMDRRGGTMVDDDRWGRVPGSNLGRDMRLDVSYGGNTGFRPGQGGNYGVLRNPRVQMPVQYAGGILSGPMQSMGPQGGMQRSSPDADRWQRATNFQQKGLIPSPTPLQVMHKAEKKYQVGEVADEEEAKQRQLKAILNKLTPQNFDKLFEQVKAVNIDNAVTLTGVISQIFDKALMEPTFCEMYANFCFYLAGELPDFSEDNEKITFKRLLLNKCQEEFERGEREQEEANKVDKEGENKQSDEEREEKRIKARRRMLGNIRLIGELYKKKMLTERIMHECIQKLLGQYESPDEEDVEALCKLMSTIGEMIDHPKAREHMDAYFDRMAKLSSNMKLSSRVRFMLKDAIELRNNKWQQRRKVEGPKKIEEVHRDAAQERQAQTNRLARGSGMNSLSRRAAMDFGPRSAMLSSPTSQMGGFRGLPSQSRGYLIQDVRMDDRQSYDARTMSVPLPHRLMGDDSITLGPQGGLAREMSSRGPPAMSSTPVPDLSSGVGESRRMTVGMNGFSSLSERTVYGSREDLMPRYLPDKFAGPTAFDQMSAQEHNINFANRDTRTPDRSFDRPVTTSPPTRGQGQASTPNVSSEKVCSREQLQDMSLAAIKEFYSARDEEEVASCIKELNSPSFHPSMVSLWVTDSFERKDMERDLLARLLVNLAKSEDSMLSPVQLTKGFESVLSTLEDAVNDAPKAAEFLGRIFGQVIVENVIPLRDIGRMLYEGGEEPGRLIRIGLAGDVLGSVLENVKSIKGETELNEIRMSSNLRLEDFRPPDPKRSRILENLFRG
- the LOC123217650 gene encoding eukaryotic translation initiation factor 4G-like isoform X3, encoding MSFHQSRSDRSETQFRKSGRSAGPNQQRTSSGSYGKGSGGGPGPSPPSISSSPSLSSSRSFKKSHNAQGSQYRVNVPNVNSSDSGSNVSESRSVQNGAHSQSQLHVIGAFETPVGSSASKQVESSTTQRGTGAVPKAPTSQPASVNPESTGPANQSKAQGDASKGFHFQFGSIGMPIPARTSSAPPNLDEQKRDQARHETYRSMPMPMPNLPTPSASKQQSSRKDTSATAQPSPGEVHQVTKTKKEVHISHPPTANQTHKPSVLPMSMASMQMPFHQQQVSVQFGGHNPQMQSQNVTGTSLQLPLPIALPIGNAPQVQQHMFVPGLQPHPMQPQGMMHQGQGLNFTAQMGPPQLGNMGIGITAQYPQQQGGKFANTRKTPVKITHPETHKEVKLDERSDTHTDGGVSAPRSHTNIPQSQPNKSFAPAHQMNYSYNPNSMFFPAPGSVPLTNSQITPNSQAPRYNYTVSQGPPNISFINSTTIGSLPVSKIGAAMPAVVEPWNSDHFRDVHSIISSASSGTVQVTVKPVTVSVGEKVVDSSLLDTSVGLSKSSRLSVEGGESTVPKSFQAAIKQSSSVSTAASSENLTMSSGSTAPSEEPAPVATNEEDKRRESLSRSSSIKDHQKKPAKKEQVQPQQQVGGLSTSTSSLALQASEPGISSSSEVSDPVEVKTNTITKVTSKGLSEVSRELVSTVDVSTSAPESKAEISGAVNNYSSLDVVQNANVNLAEPAPWECSITEEQVEETLRERSKQDSNTVHIPSQPLTSRYSELDGQTQPEPVLKTAAISNDVSVVGTAERRLDEPSSICKEVGTSRVSDNMSTDRAMGSTDVESLHGSKTSTVDASSSRSCATDQNSAHSITAETPGEIMKNEGEGLENMGAGLASLPTTGTKEKPVPELTRSKSTTGKAKKKRKEILQKADAAGTTSDLYMAYKGPEEKKEVVLPLETVENLSTVVNLKQSPVVAVASEKVVQSKMEPDDWEDAADISTPKLEPSGVGEQSTRPLVQNKDNRDGNLGKKYSRDFLLKFSEQCTELPDGFEIASDIAEVLMGTNISVSHLVDRDSYPSPGRVMDRQTGGPRMDRRGGTMVDDDRWGRVPGSNLGRDMRLDVSYGGNTGFRPGQGGNYGVLRNPRVQMPVQYAGGILSGPMQSMGPQGGMQRSSPDADRWQRATNFQQKGLIPSPTPLQVMHKAEKKYQVGEVADEEEAKQRQLKAILNKLTPQNFDKLFEQVKAVNIDNAVTLTGVISQIFDKALMEPTFCEMYANFCFYLAGELPDFSEDNEKITFKRLLLNKCQEEFERGEREQEEANKVDKEGENKQSDEEREEKRIKARRRMLGNIRLIGELYKKKMLTERIMHECIQKLLGQYESPDEEDVEALCKLMSTIGEMIDHPKAREHMDAYFDRMAKLSSNMKLSSRVRFMLKDAIELRNNKWQQRRKVEGPKKIEEVHRDAAQERQAQTNRLARGSGMNSLSRRAAMDFGPRSAMLSSPTSQMGGFRGLPSQSRGYLIQDVRMDDRQSYDARTMSVPLPHRLMGDDSITLGPQGGLAREMSSRGPPAMSSTPVPDLSSGVGESRRMTVDKFAGPTAFDQMSAQEHNINFANRDTRTPDRSFDRPVTTSPPTRGQGQASTPNVSSEKVCSREQLQDMSLAAIKEFYSARDEEEVASCIKELNSPSFHPSMVSLWVTDSFERKDMERDLLARLLVNLAKSEDSMLSPVQLTKGFESVLSTLEDAVNDAPKAAEFLGRIFGQVIVENVIPLRDIGRMLYEGGEEPGRLIRIGLAGDVLGSVLENVKSIKGETELNEIRMSSNLRLEDFRPPDPKRSRILENLFRG